One Micromonospora sp. WMMD1120 genomic region harbors:
- the allB gene encoding allantoinase AllB, whose translation MSYDLVLRSPRVVTPQGERPATVCLADGRIQAVTDYDAAPDGPTTDLGDLALLPGVVDTHVHVNEPGRTEWEGFASATRAAIAGGVTTIVDMPLNSIPPTVSVPALETKRRVADGAVHADVGFWGGAVPGNAADLPALHRAGVLGFKCFLVDSGVPEFPPLDPTAFDDALDAVDALFIVHAESPDQISVAPPSRRYADFVASRPPDAETAAIARVLDAARRLGARVHILHLSSADALPLIAATRNAGVRVTVETCPHYLCLYAEEVPDGATEYKCCPPIRDQANQDRLWAGLAAGVIDCVVSDHSPSTPALKRPPGGDFAAAWGGIASLQIGLPAVWSAARRRGYRLADVVRWMAQRPAEIAGLGGKGRIAAGFDADLVAFAPDEPFAVDPAALRHRHPVTPYAGRTLHGVVRSVWLRGQPVSPDGPPRGRLISRSDR comes from the coding sequence GTGAGCTACGACCTGGTCCTGCGCTCACCGCGGGTCGTCACTCCGCAGGGGGAGCGGCCGGCGACGGTCTGCCTCGCCGATGGCCGGATCCAGGCGGTGACCGACTACGACGCGGCGCCCGACGGTCCGACCACCGATCTCGGCGACCTGGCGTTGCTGCCCGGCGTCGTCGACACCCACGTACACGTCAACGAGCCGGGACGCACCGAGTGGGAGGGATTCGCCTCGGCCACCCGCGCCGCGATCGCCGGTGGCGTGACCACGATCGTCGACATGCCGCTCAACTCGATCCCACCGACCGTGTCGGTGCCGGCGCTGGAGACGAAGCGGCGCGTCGCCGACGGCGCGGTCCACGCGGACGTCGGGTTCTGGGGTGGCGCGGTGCCCGGCAACGCCGCGGACCTTCCCGCACTGCACCGCGCCGGTGTCCTCGGCTTCAAGTGTTTCCTCGTGGACTCCGGGGTGCCGGAGTTCCCGCCGCTGGACCCGACGGCGTTCGACGACGCCCTCGACGCGGTCGACGCCCTGTTCATCGTGCACGCGGAGAGCCCGGACCAGATCAGCGTCGCGCCGCCGTCGCGTCGCTACGCCGACTTCGTGGCGTCCCGGCCACCGGACGCGGAGACAGCGGCCATCGCCCGGGTGCTGGACGCCGCCCGACGCCTCGGCGCGCGGGTCCACATCCTGCACCTGTCGTCGGCGGACGCCCTGCCACTGATCGCTGCCACGAGGAACGCGGGCGTCCGGGTCACGGTCGAGACCTGCCCGCACTACCTCTGCCTGTACGCCGAGGAGGTGCCGGACGGCGCCACCGAGTACAAGTGCTGCCCGCCGATCCGCGACCAGGCGAACCAGGACCGCCTCTGGGCGGGCCTCGCCGCCGGGGTCATCGACTGCGTCGTCTCCGACCACTCACCCAGCACCCCGGCGTTGAAGCGACCTCCCGGCGGTGACTTCGCGGCCGCCTGGGGAGGCATCGCGTCGTTGCAGATCGGCCTGCCGGCGGTCTGGAGCGCCGCCCGGCGACGCGGGTACCGGCTCGCGGACGTCGTCCGGTGGATGGCGCAGCGCCCTGCCGAGATCGCCGGGCTGGGCGGCAAGGGGCGCATCGCCGCCGGCTTCGACGCCGACCTGGTCGCCTTCGCGCCGGACGAGCCGTTCGCGGTCGACCCCGCCGCGCTGCGGCACCGCCACCCGGTCACCCCGTACGCCGGCCGGACACTGCACGGCGTCGTGCGATCCGTGTGGCTGCGCGGCCAACCGGTGTCGCCCGACGGCCCGCCACGCGGGCGGCTGATCTCCCGGAGCGACCGATGA
- a CDS encoding 8-oxoguanine deaminase, giving the protein MSTPPGQRILLEGCAIATVDTDGREYQQGHILIADGRIAAVGAGAATPIDDAGPLRRVDASGCLATPGLVNTHHHLYQWATRGLAQQADLFGWLTELYPIWARIGAEDVAAAVGAGLGWLALSGCTTTTDHHYVFPPGAGDLFAAEVAEAGRVGLRFHPVRGSMDLGASAGGLPPDHLVEDTDAALAATAEAIHRFSDPSPDAMVRVAVGPCSPFSASERLMREAAALARNAGVRLHTHLAETVDEEAYCRATHGCTPAEYAERLGWLGDDVWLAHGVHLDAEAVKRIAETGTGLAHCPSSNARLGAGIAPVRDLLDAGVPVGLGVDGPASQEAGQLVAELRQALLVARLRGGPTALTAREALTLATRGGARCLGREDDLGSIEEGKLADIALWRLDGLGHADIADPVAALVFGAPPPLELLLVGGRPVVEGGRLTTVDERDLLVRARHAAGRLRT; this is encoded by the coding sequence GTGAGCACGCCGCCGGGGCAGCGGATCCTGCTCGAGGGCTGCGCGATCGCGACCGTCGACACCGACGGCCGCGAGTACCAGCAGGGTCACATCCTCATCGCCGACGGTCGGATCGCCGCCGTCGGGGCCGGCGCGGCGACCCCGATCGACGACGCCGGGCCACTCCGTCGGGTCGACGCCTCCGGCTGCCTCGCCACGCCGGGCCTGGTCAACACCCATCACCATCTCTACCAGTGGGCGACCCGCGGCCTCGCGCAGCAGGCCGACCTGTTCGGTTGGCTCACCGAGCTGTACCCGATCTGGGCGCGCATCGGCGCGGAGGACGTCGCGGCGGCCGTCGGCGCCGGCCTGGGCTGGCTGGCGCTCTCCGGCTGCACCACGACCACCGACCACCACTACGTGTTCCCGCCCGGCGCCGGCGACCTCTTCGCGGCCGAGGTGGCTGAGGCGGGCCGGGTGGGCCTGCGCTTCCACCCGGTCCGCGGATCCATGGACCTCGGCGCGTCGGCGGGTGGCCTTCCTCCCGACCACCTGGTGGAGGACACCGACGCCGCGCTCGCCGCGACCGCCGAGGCGATCCACCGCTTCTCCGATCCGTCGCCGGACGCGATGGTCCGGGTCGCGGTCGGCCCCTGCTCCCCGTTCTCGGCGAGCGAGCGGCTGATGCGCGAGGCCGCCGCACTGGCGCGGAACGCCGGTGTGCGACTACACACCCACCTGGCCGAGACCGTCGACGAGGAGGCCTACTGCCGGGCCACGCACGGGTGCACACCCGCCGAGTACGCCGAGCGGCTCGGCTGGCTCGGCGACGACGTCTGGCTCGCGCACGGCGTGCACCTGGACGCCGAAGCCGTCAAGCGGATCGCTGAGACCGGCACCGGCCTCGCACACTGTCCCAGCTCCAACGCCCGCCTCGGCGCCGGCATCGCGCCGGTGCGGGACCTGCTCGACGCCGGAGTGCCCGTCGGCCTCGGTGTCGACGGCCCCGCCTCCCAGGAGGCCGGGCAACTCGTCGCCGAGCTGCGCCAGGCACTGCTGGTGGCCCGGTTGCGGGGCGGTCCGACCGCACTCACCGCCCGGGAGGCGCTGACCCTCGCCACCCGCGGGGGCGCCCGCTGCCTCGGCCGCGAGGACGACCTGGGATCCATCGAGGAGGGCAAGCTCGCCGACATCGCGCTCTGGCGTCTCGACGGGCTCGGCCACGCCGACATCGCCGACCCGGTGGCGGCCCTGGTCTTCGGCGCTCCGCCACCGCTGGAGCTGCTCCTCGTCGGCGGAAGACCGGTCGTCGAGGGCGGCCGGCTGACCACCGTCGACGAACGGGACCTGCTCGTGCGCGCCCGGCACGCAGCGGGCCGGCTGCGGACCTGA
- a CDS encoding nucleotidyltransferase family protein has protein sequence MSGGVGGVLLAAGAGRRYGLPKALAVAHGQLFLEIALAALRDGGCHPVVVVLGAAADRIRLVADLDGATVVVNRDWSTGMGSSLRVGLHTLRPAGVTAAVVQVVDTPGVSAAAVARLAAHAGERTIAAATYRGRQGHPVLLGRAHWPGVTRMAAGDTGARPYLVARARTLLAVPCDDLGDGVDVDRPAGLPDGSDA, from the coding sequence GTGAGCGGCGGCGTCGGGGGAGTGCTGCTCGCGGCCGGCGCGGGCCGGCGCTACGGGCTGCCGAAGGCGCTCGCGGTCGCGCACGGCCAGCTCTTCCTGGAGATCGCCCTCGCCGCGCTGCGGGACGGCGGTTGCCACCCGGTCGTGGTCGTCCTGGGCGCCGCGGCCGACCGGATCCGGCTCGTCGCCGACCTCGACGGCGCGACCGTCGTGGTCAACCGGGACTGGTCGACCGGGATGGGGTCGTCCCTGCGGGTCGGGCTGCACACGCTCCGGCCGGCGGGCGTCACCGCCGCCGTCGTGCAGGTCGTCGACACGCCCGGCGTCTCCGCGGCGGCCGTGGCCCGCTTGGCGGCTCACGCCGGCGAGCGGACCATCGCCGCCGCCACCTACCGGGGCAGGCAGGGCCACCCGGTGCTGCTCGGCCGGGCGCACTGGCCGGGTGTGACCAGGATGGCGGCGGGTGACACCGGCGCCCGCCCGTACCTCGTGGCCCGCGCGCGGACGCTGCTCGCCGTGCCCTGCGACGACCTGGGCGACGGCGTCGACGTGGACCGGCCCGCCGGCCTGCCGGATGGCTCCGATGCGTGA
- a CDS encoding WXG100 family type VII secretion target, whose protein sequence is MAITDITPQDIENAANNHDAAEQDLDGQRKGLDDTVNALYAANSGQLMEKLNTLQDQWSVDMRRVLDLLNDCEEYLRHCKTELERLNQDQGGALV, encoded by the coding sequence ATGGCGATCACCGACATCACCCCGCAGGACATCGAGAACGCGGCCAACAACCACGATGCGGCCGAGCAGGACCTCGACGGTCAGCGTAAGGGTCTCGACGACACGGTCAACGCCCTCTACGCCGCCAACAGCGGGCAGCTCATGGAGAAGCTGAACACCCTCCAGGACCAGTGGAGCGTGGACATGCGCCGCGTCCTCGACCTGCTCAACGACTGCGAGGAGTACCTGCGCCACTGCAAGACCGAGCTGGAACGGCTCAACCAGGACCAGGGCGGCGCCCTCGTCTGA
- the aceB gene encoding malate synthase A, protein MPTTTEREILSPEAREFVSDLQRRFGARRADLLARRTWRRAEIARTGRLDFLPETTHIRDSAWRVPPPPPGLVDRRVEITGPTDRKMAINALNSTAKVWLADLEDANTPHWANVVAGQVNLYDATRGTLRYDAPDGRRYTLRADRPLATVVVRPRGWHLDERHLPVDGAPASGALVDFGLHVFHNARELVERGTGPYYYLPKLESHREARLWHDIFAYAEDTLDIPRGAIRATVLIETITAAFEMDEILHALGPHAAGLNAGRWDYLFSIIKTFRERAVLPDRAAITMTAPFLRAYTELLVATCHRRGAAAIGGMSAFIPGGDPAQNELALARVRADKEREATDGFDGSWVAHPGLVAVCQEVFDDVLGERDNQLDRTRDDVRVHAGQLLDFTVEGGEVTSAGLRTNVSVALRYLEAWLRGVGAVAINNLMEDAATAEISRAQVWQWVHQKVPLVDSGETVSPALVRRVLDEELAGIRHTVGTDAYAAGRWPDARALVERGALAEEFVDFLTVPAYEVID, encoded by the coding sequence GTGCCGACGACCACCGAACGGGAAATCCTCAGCCCCGAGGCGCGGGAGTTCGTCAGCGACCTCCAGCGGCGCTTCGGCGCCCGCCGGGCGGACCTGCTCGCCCGCCGGACGTGGCGGCGCGCGGAGATCGCCCGTACCGGCCGGCTCGACTTCCTCCCCGAGACCACGCACATCCGCGACTCCGCCTGGCGGGTGCCACCACCACCGCCGGGCCTCGTCGACAGGCGGGTGGAGATCACCGGACCCACCGACCGCAAGATGGCCATCAACGCCCTGAACTCCACGGCGAAGGTCTGGCTCGCCGACCTGGAGGACGCCAACACCCCGCACTGGGCGAACGTGGTGGCAGGCCAGGTCAACCTGTACGACGCGACACGCGGCACGCTCCGCTACGACGCACCGGACGGGCGACGCTACACCCTGCGCGCCGACCGGCCGCTCGCCACCGTGGTCGTCCGCCCCCGGGGCTGGCACCTCGACGAGCGCCACCTGCCGGTCGACGGAGCACCGGCCAGCGGCGCTCTCGTCGACTTCGGACTGCACGTCTTCCACAACGCGCGCGAGTTGGTCGAGCGGGGGACCGGCCCGTACTACTACCTGCCGAAGCTGGAGAGCCATCGGGAGGCACGGCTCTGGCACGACATCTTCGCGTACGCCGAGGACACGCTCGACATCCCGCGCGGCGCGATACGCGCGACAGTGCTGATCGAGACCATCACCGCCGCCTTCGAGATGGACGAGATCCTGCACGCGTTGGGGCCACACGCCGCCGGCCTCAACGCGGGCCGCTGGGACTACCTGTTCTCCATCATCAAGACCTTCCGCGAGCGTGCCGTCCTCCCCGACCGCGCCGCGATCACGATGACCGCGCCGTTCCTGCGGGCGTACACCGAACTGCTCGTCGCCACCTGTCACCGCCGTGGCGCCGCGGCCATCGGCGGCATGTCGGCGTTCATACCCGGCGGTGACCCCGCGCAGAACGAGCTGGCCCTGGCACGGGTGCGCGCGGACAAGGAGCGCGAGGCGACCGACGGCTTCGACGGCTCGTGGGTGGCCCACCCCGGGCTGGTCGCGGTCTGCCAGGAGGTCTTCGACGACGTTCTCGGCGAGCGGGACAACCAACTGGACCGCACCCGCGACGACGTGCGGGTGCACGCCGGCCAGCTGCTCGACTTCACCGTCGAGGGCGGCGAGGTCACCTCGGCCGGGCTGCGGACCAACGTCTCGGTCGCGCTGCGCTACCTGGAGGCCTGGCTACGTGGCGTCGGCGCGGTCGCCATCAACAACCTGATGGAGGACGCCGCCACCGCGGAGATCTCGCGCGCCCAGGTCTGGCAGTGGGTGCACCAGAAGGTCCCGCTCGTCGACAGCGGTGAGACAGTCTCCCCGGCCCTGGTCCGACGCGTCCTCGACGAGGAGTTGGCCGGCATCCGGCACACCGTCGGCACGGACGCCTACGCGGCCGGGCGGTGGCCGGACGCCCGCGCCCTCGTCGAGCGCGGCGCCCTGGCCGAGGAGTTCGTCGACTTCCTCACGGTGCCCGCGTACGAGGTCATCGACTGA
- a CDS encoding XdhC/CoxI family protein codes for MRDVLDDVERWWRAGQPTGLATVVATWHSAPLPSGTTMLVAPDGTVTGNVSGGCVDSAVYELAREVIDTGRPGLHRYGVSGDEAFAVGLTCGGTIDVYVERVDPNTFPALPEVADAIRSGTPVGLVTCVDAGGDAPGGLLGRRLVLLPDRTVGTLGGTDLTAAVVREARDLLRAGRTATVHVGRDGQRHRDDPTFLVASIVPPPRMIIFGATDFGKALARMGAFLGYRTTIVDARRVFATTRRFPDADEVVVDWPHRYLCAEVEAGRVDERTVLCVLTHDPRFDVPLLELALRLPVAYIGALGSRRTHDERVARLTSAGVTGAELGRLTAPTGLDLGARTPQETAVSIAAELVALRSGCTCRPLRTLRGPIHQSTGVPQR; via the coding sequence ATGCGTGACGTGCTCGACGACGTCGAGCGGTGGTGGCGGGCCGGGCAGCCGACCGGGCTGGCCACCGTCGTCGCCACCTGGCACTCCGCGCCGCTGCCGTCCGGCACCACGATGCTCGTCGCTCCCGACGGCACGGTGACCGGCAACGTCTCCGGGGGCTGCGTCGACAGCGCGGTGTACGAGCTGGCCCGCGAGGTCATCGACACCGGCCGTCCCGGCCTGCACCGGTACGGGGTCAGCGGCGACGAGGCGTTCGCTGTCGGTCTGACCTGTGGCGGCACCATCGACGTCTACGTCGAACGGGTCGACCCGAACACCTTCCCGGCCCTGCCCGAGGTAGCCGACGCGATCCGCTCCGGCACACCGGTGGGATTGGTGACCTGCGTGGACGCCGGAGGCGATGCCCCGGGAGGACTACTCGGCCGACGGCTCGTCCTCCTGCCCGACCGGACCGTCGGCACGCTCGGCGGCACGGATCTGACGGCGGCCGTTGTCCGGGAGGCCAGGGACCTGCTCCGGGCCGGCCGAACGGCGACAGTGCACGTGGGCCGCGACGGCCAGCGCCACCGGGACGACCCGACCTTCCTGGTCGCCAGCATCGTGCCGCCTCCCCGCATGATCATCTTCGGGGCGACGGACTTCGGGAAGGCACTGGCCCGGATGGGCGCGTTCCTCGGCTACCGCACGACGATCGTGGACGCCCGCCGCGTCTTCGCGACCACGCGCCGATTTCCCGACGCGGACGAGGTTGTCGTCGACTGGCCACACCGCTACCTCTGTGCCGAGGTCGAGGCCGGACGGGTCGACGAACGGACCGTCCTCTGCGTCCTCACCCACGACCCCCGCTTCGACGTCCCGCTGCTGGAGCTGGCGTTACGCCTGCCCGTCGCCTACATCGGCGCGTTGGGCTCCCGGCGTACCCACGACGAACGGGTCGCGCGGCTCACCTCCGCCGGCGTGACCGGTGCCGAGCTCGGCAGGCTGACCGCGCCGACGGGGCTGGACCTGGGCGCCCGCACGCCGCAGGAGACAGCGGTCAGCATCGCCGCCGAGCTGGTGGCGCTACGCTCGGGCTGCACCTGTCGGCCGCTGCGCACGCTGCGCGGCCCGATCCACCAGAGCACCGGGGTGCCGCAGCGGTGA
- a CDS encoding RICIN domain-containing protein: protein MRIAGLLPHGRGWIAGLIAVGVAAAVGAGVIAYAGQDDLVGRPLSDEQMSAVLAAGHACPMLSSARVAGQLMAESGLAATATRTESGGSGLAGLDEQQWRRWTPWQGAQRTEPVAAVAALTHLMCQLSGEIRQSGVKGDPWRLALAGFRVGVPAVTEAGGVPDAASEYVRRAVGYASHYQGLPHFASAGAGALTAAAVPDAVPLPDALVPPIARVGRRCPQVPAAAVAGQLMAVSGLRTDPPDAAVPLELWQRYAPAKASRADAADVIGVLGAGMCQLAQELDGLPGDPYLLALAAWHSGEDTVRRAGGVPDAMTQSFLERVRRYTDYYRLDTRLGAASGPAPSPSASRTPSGFSSATPGRPTAAPPSPPSRKPAPPQPTPRRKPAGTMFAHGRSGSCLDAGAATDLLASRIESCDPYRVSQRWNVRSDGTIRSARSGLCLDVNDSGVTDGTIVQTATCNSAATQRWTVRDNALISVVNGGMCLDIGWDLATTAIWTCNYDEDQTWRPTT, encoded by the coding sequence GTGCGGATTGCTGGACTGTTGCCGCATGGTCGCGGCTGGATCGCCGGCCTGATCGCGGTCGGTGTCGCCGCCGCCGTGGGCGCCGGCGTGATCGCGTACGCCGGTCAGGACGACCTGGTCGGCCGGCCGCTCTCCGACGAGCAGATGTCCGCCGTACTCGCCGCCGGGCACGCCTGTCCGATGCTCTCCTCGGCACGGGTCGCCGGGCAGTTGATGGCCGAGTCGGGCCTGGCCGCCACCGCTACCCGCACGGAGTCCGGCGGCAGCGGCCTGGCCGGCCTGGACGAGCAGCAGTGGCGGCGGTGGACGCCGTGGCAGGGCGCGCAGCGCACCGAACCGGTGGCCGCCGTGGCCGCGCTGACGCACCTCATGTGCCAGCTCAGCGGTGAGATCCGGCAGTCCGGTGTGAAGGGCGACCCGTGGCGGTTGGCGCTGGCCGGCTTCCGCGTCGGCGTGCCGGCGGTCACCGAGGCCGGCGGCGTGCCCGACGCGGCGTCCGAGTACGTGCGACGGGCCGTCGGCTACGCGAGCCACTACCAGGGGCTTCCGCACTTCGCCTCGGCTGGCGCCGGCGCGCTCACGGCCGCGGCGGTGCCCGACGCCGTACCGCTGCCCGACGCGCTCGTACCCCCGATCGCCCGCGTCGGCCGGCGGTGCCCCCAGGTGCCCGCTGCCGCTGTCGCCGGGCAGTTGATGGCGGTGTCCGGCCTGCGTACGGACCCCCCGGACGCCGCCGTGCCCCTCGAGCTGTGGCAGCGGTACGCGCCCGCGAAGGCGTCCCGGGCCGACGCCGCGGACGTGATCGGTGTGCTCGGTGCGGGCATGTGCCAACTCGCGCAGGAATTGGACGGGTTGCCGGGTGACCCGTACCTGCTCGCGCTCGCCGCCTGGCACTCCGGCGAGGACACCGTCCGGCGCGCCGGCGGTGTCCCGGACGCGATGACCCAGTCCTTCCTGGAGCGGGTGCGCCGCTACACCGACTACTACCGGCTGGACACCCGCCTCGGCGCGGCTTCCGGCCCCGCGCCGTCGCCGTCCGCGTCGCGTACCCCGTCGGGGTTTTCGTCGGCCACCCCCGGGCGGCCGACGGCCGCGCCGCCCAGCCCCCCGTCGCGCAAGCCGGCGCCGCCCCAGCCCACCCCGCGTCGTAAGCCGGCCGGGACGATGTTCGCGCACGGGCGGTCAGGCAGTTGCCTGGACGCGGGGGCCGCCACCGACCTGCTCGCCTCCCGGATCGAGTCCTGTGACCCGTACCGGGTGTCGCAGCGTTGGAACGTGCGGTCGGACGGCACGATCCGGTCCGCGCGCAGCGGACTCTGCCTCGACGTCAACGACAGCGGTGTCACCGACGGCACCATCGTGCAGACCGCCACCTGCAACAGCGCGGCCACCCAGCGCTGGACGGTCCGCGACAACGCCCTGATCAGCGTGGTGAACGGCGGCATGTGCCTGGACATCGGCTGGGACCTGGCGACCACGGCCATCTGGACCTGCAACTACGACGAGGACCAGACCTGGCGGCCGACCACCTGA
- the pucL gene encoding factor-independent urate hydroxylase — MDIVLGPHQYGKAEVRLVHVVRHGERHHLTDLTVGVALAGDLADTHLTGDNSRVLPTDSQKNTVYAFARRHGVGEIEEFGLLLARHFVESQSAISRATVTIEQHAWGRLGEHSFARAGAETRTTTVTVDGSDAVVVSGLTGMVLMNTTASEFFGFVRDEYTTLPDAHDRILATAVDARWRHATSDNDDWAASFAETRRHLVEAFVGTHSLSLQQTLYAMGRQVLAHRPEITEVRLSLPNKHHFTVDLAPFGLDNPNQVFHAPDRPYGLIEGAVRRDDAPQWADSWWDS; from the coding sequence ATGGACATCGTGCTCGGTCCCCACCAGTACGGAAAGGCCGAGGTGCGGCTGGTCCACGTCGTCCGCCACGGCGAACGGCACCACCTGACCGACCTCACCGTCGGCGTCGCGCTCGCCGGCGACCTGGCCGACACCCACCTCACCGGCGACAACTCCCGCGTCCTGCCGACCGACAGCCAGAAGAACACGGTGTACGCGTTCGCCCGCCGCCACGGCGTCGGCGAGATCGAGGAGTTCGGTCTGCTCCTGGCGCGACACTTCGTCGAGTCCCAGTCCGCCATCAGCCGGGCGACAGTCACCATCGAACAGCACGCCTGGGGCCGCCTGGGCGAGCACTCGTTCGCCCGCGCCGGAGCGGAGACGCGTACGACGACTGTCACCGTCGACGGGTCGGACGCCGTGGTCGTCTCCGGGCTGACCGGGATGGTGCTGATGAACACGACCGCCTCGGAGTTCTTCGGCTTCGTCCGGGACGAGTACACGACCCTGCCGGACGCGCACGACCGGATCCTGGCCACCGCGGTGGACGCCCGCTGGCGACACGCGACGAGCGACAACGACGACTGGGCGGCCTCGTTCGCCGAGACCCGCCGTCACCTCGTCGAGGCGTTCGTCGGCACGCACAGCCTGTCCCTGCAGCAGACCCTGTACGCGATGGGTCGACAGGTCCTCGCACACCGCCCGGAGATCACCGAGGTGCGGCTGTCACTGCCTAACAAGCACCACTTCACCGTCGACCTCGCACCGTTCGGGCTCGACAACCCGAACCAGGTCTTCCACGCCCCCGACCGACCGTACGGGCTGATCGAGGGCGCGGTACGCCGCGACGACGCCCCACAGTGGGCCGACTCGTGGTGGGACTCGTGA
- a CDS encoding YbaB/EbfC family nucleoid-associated protein yields the protein MTDQRTPGDATAGFEAALQTLAEERERLGRLHERMAQGTTTTSKDRMLSVAMNGRGEILKLTFHNTRYRQMAPAELASLITETIAAARVESLNQLADVAGGEVLPGISLQDLAGGEVDLERMVSSFLNASLDVLPPGAVSTGDQARLRGES from the coding sequence ATGACCGACCAACGGACCCCCGGCGACGCGACAGCCGGCTTCGAGGCCGCCCTGCAGACGCTGGCCGAGGAACGGGAACGGCTCGGACGCCTGCACGAGCGGATGGCGCAGGGCACGACAACCACCTCGAAGGACCGGATGTTGTCGGTCGCCATGAACGGCCGCGGCGAGATCCTCAAGCTGACCTTTCACAACACCCGGTACCGCCAGATGGCACCGGCCGAGCTGGCCTCGCTCATCACCGAGACGATCGCGGCGGCCCGCGTCGAGTCCCTGAACCAGCTCGCCGACGTCGCCGGCGGGGAGGTGCTGCCCGGCATCTCGTTGCAGGACCTGGCCGGCGGCGAGGTCGACCTGGAACGCATGGTGAGCAGCTTCCTCAACGCCTCGCTGGACGTCCTGCCGCCTGGCGCGGTGTCCACCGGCGACCAGGCGCGACTGCGGGGAGAGAGCTGA
- the alc gene encoding allantoicase, which produces MTAHSALPDLASRALSGGVVHANDEFFAPSDHLVDPNPPAFTPRTFGAKGQVYEGWETRRRRTPGHDHAIVRLGVPGIVHTVVVDTSHFTGNYPPYAAVDGCRLDGHPSPGELAEAPWTPLVPRAALAGDTRNVFPVDPSHRITHVRLSIFPDGGVARLRVHGEAIPDPRFLSGGLVDLAALEHGGLVADCSDMFYGTPNNLIAPGRARTMGEGWETARRRDDGNDWVLLRLAAPGVVRLAELDTSHFKGNAPGAAALRGCETDPDDPDGWFDLLPVTRLQPDTRHRFLVTQVRPVSWVRLDAYPDGGMARLRLLGEITPAGLDSLYQRWST; this is translated from the coding sequence ATGACCGCACACAGCGCTCTGCCCGACCTGGCCTCCCGGGCGCTGTCCGGCGGGGTAGTCCACGCCAACGACGAGTTCTTCGCCCCGAGCGATCACCTCGTCGACCCGAACCCGCCGGCGTTCACCCCGCGCACCTTCGGCGCCAAGGGGCAGGTCTACGAGGGTTGGGAGACCCGCCGGCGGCGTACGCCCGGGCACGACCACGCCATCGTGCGACTCGGCGTTCCCGGGATCGTGCACACCGTGGTCGTCGACACCAGCCACTTCACCGGCAACTACCCGCCGTACGCGGCGGTGGACGGCTGCCGGCTGGACGGGCACCCGTCGCCGGGGGAGTTGGCCGAGGCGCCCTGGACACCGCTGGTGCCCCGGGCGGCCCTCGCCGGTGACACCCGCAACGTGTTCCCCGTCGACCCGAGCCACCGCATCACCCACGTACGACTGTCGATCTTCCCGGACGGTGGTGTCGCGCGGCTGCGGGTGCACGGCGAGGCCATTCCCGACCCACGGTTCCTCAGCGGCGGCCTGGTCGACCTCGCGGCCCTGGAACACGGCGGGCTGGTCGCCGACTGCAGCGACATGTTCTACGGCACGCCGAACAACCTGATCGCTCCGGGCCGGGCGCGCACGATGGGGGAGGGGTGGGAGACCGCCCGCCGCCGCGACGACGGCAACGACTGGGTCCTGCTCCGCCTGGCCGCCCCCGGCGTGGTCCGCCTCGCCGAGCTGGACACCAGCCACTTCAAGGGCAACGCGCCCGGGGCGGCCGCGCTGCGTGGCTGCGAGACCGACCCGGACGACCCGGACGGCTGGTTCGACCTGCTGCCGGTGACCCGGCTGCAACCCGACACCCGGCACCGCTTCCTGGTCACGCAGGTGCGCCCGGTGAGCTGGGTGCGGCTCGACGCGTACCCGGACGGTGGGATGGCCCGCCTGCGCCTTCTCGGCGAGATCACCCCGGCCGGCCTGGACTCCCTGTACCAGCGGTGGTCCACGTGA